In one window of Pseudomonas chlororaphis subsp. chlororaphis DNA:
- the htpG gene encoding molecular chaperone HtpG translates to MSVETQKETLGFQTEVKQLLHLMIHSLYSNKEIFLRELISNASDAVDKLRFEALSKPELLEGGAELKIRVSFDKDAKTVTLEDNGIGMSRDDVITHLGTIAKSGTADFMKNLTGDQKKDSHLIGQFGVGFYSAFIVADKVDVFSRRAGLDASEGVHWSSKGEGEFEVATIDKADRGTRIVLHLKSGEDEFADGWRLRNIIKKYSDHIALPIELPKEAAAAEGEEKPAQEWETVNRASALWTRPRTEIKDEEYQEFYKHIAHDFENPLSWSHNKVEGKLEYSSLLYVPARAPFDLYQREAPKGLKLYVQRVFVMDQAESFLPLYLRFIKGVVDSNDLSLNVSREILQKDPIIDSMKSALTKRVLDMLEKLAKNEPEQYKGFWKNFGQVMKEGPAEDFANKEKIAGLLRFASTQGDDGEQNVSLAEYLARAKEGQDKIYYLTGETYAQVKNSPHLEVFRKKGIEVLLLTDRIDEWLMSYLSDFDGKGFVDVARGDLDLGNLDSEEDKKAAEEVAKSKEGLVERIKTALGDTVSEVRVSHRLTDSPAILAIGEQDLGLQMRQILEASGQKVPDSKPIFEFNPAHPLIEKLDGEQSDERFGDLSHILFDQAALAAGDSLKDPAAYVRRLNKLLVELSV, encoded by the coding sequence ATGAGTGTGGAAACTCAAAAGGAAACCCTGGGCTTCCAGACCGAGGTAAAGCAACTGCTGCACCTCATGATCCATTCGCTGTATTCCAACAAGGAAATCTTCCTTCGCGAACTGATCTCGAACGCCTCTGACGCTGTCGACAAATTGCGCTTCGAAGCCCTGTCCAAGCCTGAGTTGCTGGAAGGTGGCGCGGAGCTGAAAATCCGTGTGAGCTTCGACAAGGACGCCAAGACCGTCACCCTCGAAGACAACGGCATCGGCATGAGCCGGGACGATGTGATCACCCACCTGGGGACCATCGCCAAGTCCGGCACCGCCGATTTCATGAAAAACCTCACCGGCGACCAGAAGAAGGATTCGCACCTGATCGGTCAGTTTGGCGTGGGCTTCTATTCCGCCTTCATCGTCGCCGACAAGGTCGATGTCTTCAGCCGCCGCGCCGGCCTTGACGCCAGCGAAGGCGTGCACTGGTCCTCCAAGGGCGAAGGCGAGTTCGAAGTCGCGACCATCGACAAGGCCGACCGCGGTACCCGCATCGTCCTGCACCTGAAGTCCGGCGAAGACGAGTTCGCCGACGGCTGGCGCCTGCGCAACATCATCAAGAAGTACTCCGACCATATCGCCCTGCCGATCGAGCTACCGAAAGAGGCCGCTGCCGCTGAGGGCGAGGAGAAGCCTGCGCAGGAATGGGAAACCGTCAACCGCGCCAGTGCCCTGTGGACCCGTCCGCGTACCGAAATCAAGGACGAGGAATACCAGGAGTTCTACAAGCACATCGCCCACGACTTCGAGAACCCGCTGAGCTGGAGCCACAACAAGGTCGAAGGCAAGCTGGAATACAGTTCGCTGTTGTACGTGCCGGCCCGTGCGCCATTCGACCTGTACCAGCGTGAAGCGCCGAAAGGCCTGAAGTTGTACGTGCAGCGCGTGTTCGTGATGGACCAGGCGGAATCCTTCCTGCCGCTGTACCTGCGCTTCATCAAGGGCGTAGTTGACTCCAACGACCTATCGCTGAACGTGTCGCGGGAAATCCTGCAGAAAGACCCGATCATCGACTCCATGAAGTCGGCGCTGACCAAGCGCGTGCTGGACATGCTGGAAAAACTGGCGAAGAACGAGCCTGAGCAATACAAGGGCTTCTGGAAAAACTTCGGCCAGGTGATGAAGGAAGGCCCGGCCGAAGACTTCGCCAACAAGGAAAAGATCGCCGGCCTGCTGCGCTTCGCCTCCACCCAGGGCGACGACGGCGAGCAGAATGTTTCCCTGGCCGAGTACCTGGCACGCGCCAAGGAAGGCCAGGACAAGATCTACTACCTCACCGGCGAAACCTACGCGCAGGTCAAGAACAGCCCGCACCTGGAAGTCTTCCGCAAGAAAGGCATCGAAGTGCTGCTGCTGACCGACCGCATCGACGAGTGGCTGATGAGCTACCTGAGCGACTTCGACGGCAAGGGTTTTGTCGACGTGGCGCGGGGTGACCTGGACCTGGGCAACCTGGACTCGGAAGAGGACAAGAAGGCCGCGGAAGAAGTCGCCAAGAGCAAGGAAGGCCTGGTGGAGCGGATCAAGACCGCCCTGGGCGATACCGTCAGCGAAGTGCGGGTTTCCCACCGCCTGACCGACTCCCCGGCGATCCTGGCGATCGGCGAGCAGGACCTGGGCCTGCAGATGCGCCAGATCCTCGAGGCCAGCGGGCAGAAGGTGCCGGATTCCAAGCCGATCTTCGAATTCAACCCGGCTCACCCGTTGATCGAGAAACTCGACGGCGAGCAGAGCGACGAGCGCTTCGGCGACCTGTCGCACATCCTCTTCGATCAGGCGGCCCTGGCTGCCGGCGACAGCTTGAAAGACCCGGCCGCCTATGTGCGCCGCCTGAACAAGCTGCTGGTTGAACTGTCGGTTTAA
- a CDS encoding pyridoxal-phosphate dependent enzyme, giving the protein MPNDSRPAVLELIGNTPLVRVSRFDTGPCTLFLKLESQNPGGSIKDRIGLAMIDAAERDGRLRPGGTIVEATAGNTGLGLALVGRAKGYRVVLVVPDKMSTEKVLHLKAMGAEVHITRSDVGKGHPDYYQDMAARLTKEIPNAFFADQFNNPANPLAHECSTAPEIWAQTQHDVDAIVVGVGSAGTLTGLTRFFRRVQPDLAMVLADPVGSVMAEYSRSGALGTPGSWAVEGIGEDFIPSIADLSSVRKAYSISDEESFEHARQLLRAEGILGGSSTGTLLAAALRYCREQTEPKRVVSFVCDTGTRYLSKIYNDQWMNDQGLLQRKGYGDLRDLIARRFEDGRVISVGPDDTLLTAFQRMRLADVSQLPVLVDGQRLVGVIDESDILLGVHEDASHFRKTVASAMTDQLETLPPGASLAELEAELDRGFVAIIADASGFHGLITRVDMLNHLRRSLP; this is encoded by the coding sequence ATGCCGAACGACTCCCGTCCCGCCGTGCTCGAACTGATCGGCAACACGCCGCTGGTGCGTGTCAGCCGTTTCGATACCGGCCCCTGTACGCTGTTTCTCAAGCTTGAATCGCAAAACCCCGGTGGCTCGATCAAGGACCGCATCGGCCTGGCGATGATCGATGCCGCCGAGCGTGATGGCCGCCTGCGACCCGGTGGCACCATAGTCGAAGCCACCGCCGGCAACACCGGCCTCGGCCTGGCCCTGGTCGGCCGCGCCAAGGGTTATCGAGTGGTCCTGGTGGTGCCGGACAAGATGTCCACCGAGAAAGTCCTGCACCTCAAGGCGATGGGCGCCGAAGTGCACATCACCCGCTCCGATGTCGGCAAGGGCCACCCTGACTACTACCAGGATATGGCCGCGCGACTGACCAAGGAGATTCCCAACGCGTTCTTCGCCGATCAGTTCAACAACCCGGCCAACCCGCTGGCCCACGAATGCAGCACCGCGCCGGAAATCTGGGCGCAGACCCAGCATGACGTGGACGCCATCGTGGTCGGCGTCGGCTCGGCCGGCACCCTGACCGGCCTGACCCGGTTCTTCCGCCGGGTGCAGCCGGACCTGGCCATGGTCCTGGCCGATCCGGTCGGCTCGGTGATGGCCGAATACAGCCGCAGCGGCGCCCTCGGCACGCCCGGTTCCTGGGCGGTGGAAGGCATCGGCGAAGACTTCATTCCGTCCATCGCCGACCTTTCCAGCGTGCGCAAGGCCTATTCCATCAGCGACGAGGAAAGTTTCGAGCACGCCCGCCAGTTGCTGCGCGCCGAGGGTATTCTCGGCGGCTCTTCGACCGGTACCCTGCTGGCCGCGGCTCTGCGCTACTGCCGCGAGCAGACTGAGCCGAAGCGGGTGGTCAGCTTCGTCTGCGACACCGGCACCCGCTACCTGTCGAAGATCTACAACGACCAATGGATGAACGACCAGGGCCTGCTGCAACGCAAAGGCTACGGCGACCTGCGCGACCTGATCGCGCGGCGCTTCGAGGACGGCCGGGTAATCAGCGTGGGGCCGGACGATACCCTGCTCACCGCCTTCCAGCGCATGCGCCTGGCCGACGTCTCGCAACTGCCGGTGCTGGTGGATGGGCAGCGGCTGGTCGGGGTGATCGACGAGTCGGACATCCTGCTGGGTGTGCACGAAGATGCTTCACACTTTCGCAAGACCGTGGCCAGCGCCATGACCGATCAGCTGGAAACCCTGCCTCCCGGCGCCAGCCTGGCCGAACTGGAGGCGGAACTCGACCGTGGCTTCGTGGCGATCATCGCCGACGCTTCGGGCTTCCACGGCTTGATTACCCGGGTCGACATGCTCAACCACTTACGGAGATCACTGCCATGA
- a CDS encoding dienelactone hydrolase family protein, with amino-acid sequence MSQVTVRSLVYQIDGQSYESRLAFDASQQGPRPGLLMAPNWMGVGAGAEKIAEAVAAKGYVVLIADLYGQQVRPSNGDEAGAAMMPLKNDRALLRKRMQAAFEALQSQQEAAVDKARLATFGFCFGGCCSLELARSGAPLKAAVSFHGSLDTPNPADARNIKGSVLVLHGASDPLVPKEQLPAFEEEMNAAGVDWQLLSYGGAVHSFTDPHANVPGKMMYDAKTARRAFTSMHNLLDEVFKG; translated from the coding sequence ATGAGCCAAGTCACTGTTCGTTCCCTGGTCTACCAGATTGATGGTCAATCCTATGAAAGCCGCCTGGCGTTCGATGCCAGCCAGCAGGGCCCGCGTCCGGGGCTGTTGATGGCGCCGAACTGGATGGGTGTCGGCGCCGGTGCCGAGAAGATCGCCGAGGCGGTCGCCGCCAAGGGGTATGTGGTGTTGATCGCCGACCTGTACGGGCAACAGGTCCGCCCGAGCAACGGCGACGAGGCGGGTGCCGCCATGATGCCGCTGAAGAATGACCGGGCCTTGCTGCGCAAGCGCATGCAGGCGGCCTTCGAGGCGCTGCAGAGCCAGCAGGAAGCGGCGGTGGACAAGGCCCGGCTGGCCACCTTCGGCTTCTGCTTTGGCGGTTGCTGCTCCCTGGAGTTGGCGCGCAGTGGTGCGCCGCTGAAAGCCGCGGTGTCCTTCCACGGCAGCCTGGATACGCCGAACCCGGCCGACGCCCGGAACATCAAGGGTTCGGTGCTGGTGCTGCATGGCGCCTCCGACCCGCTGGTGCCGAAAGAGCAATTGCCGGCCTTCGAAGAGGAAATGAATGCCGCGGGGGTGGATTGGCAACTGCTGAGTTACGGCGGCGCGGTGCATTCCTTCACCGATCCGCACGCCAATGTACCGGGCAAGATGATGTACGACGCCAAGACCGCCCGTCGCGCCTTCACCTCGATGCACAACCTGCTGGATGAAGTGTTCAAGGGCTGA
- a CDS encoding PaaI family thioesterase, with amino-acid sequence MSDDFQKQVLHAHQQGDYAALLQLIPYARLIGIECSRQGDELLFRLPANRDNIGNPLLPALHGGVIAGFMELAAALHLLIGTGSPGVPKIIDFSLDYLRAGQFRDTYAKCQVCRQGRRVANVAITAWQSSAEEPIATARAHFKLEESPGP; translated from the coding sequence ATGAGCGATGATTTCCAGAAGCAAGTGCTGCATGCCCACCAGCAAGGCGATTACGCCGCGCTGCTGCAATTGATTCCCTACGCCAGACTGATTGGCATCGAGTGTTCGCGGCAGGGCGATGAGTTGCTGTTTCGCCTGCCCGCCAACCGCGACAATATCGGCAACCCGTTGCTGCCGGCCCTGCACGGTGGGGTGATCGCCGGATTCATGGAGCTGGCCGCGGCCCTGCATCTGCTGATTGGCACCGGCTCGCCGGGCGTGCCGAAGATCATCGACTTTTCCCTCGATTACCTGCGTGCCGGGCAATTTCGCGATACTTATGCCAAATGCCAGGTCTGCCGCCAGGGACGGCGGGTGGCGAATGTGGCCATCACCGCCTGGCAGAGCAGCGCGGAGGAGCCGATTGCCACCGCCCGCGCACATTTCAAGCTCGAAGAAAGTCCAGGGCCTTGA
- a CDS encoding PaaI family thioesterase, whose translation MEQNPVFERATRFLSALRHCQVLAMSVHSASKDGITLMLPYSPQIVGNPETGVIHGGALTSLMDTACGMATLCVLPEFEVCPTLDLRIDYMHPAQPGKSVYGFAQCYRVTTDVIFTRGFAYQDDPEHPVAHVVGTFMRMGKGIKGSKGFAGAIKGEQP comes from the coding sequence ATGGAGCAAAACCCTGTTTTTGAGCGTGCGACGCGGTTTTTGTCGGCGCTGCGCCATTGCCAGGTATTGGCCATGAGCGTGCACAGCGCCTCAAAAGACGGCATTACCCTGATGTTGCCTTACAGCCCGCAGATAGTCGGCAACCCCGAGACCGGAGTGATCCACGGTGGCGCGCTGACCTCGTTGATGGACACCGCCTGTGGCATGGCGACCTTGTGCGTCCTGCCGGAGTTCGAGGTCTGCCCGACCCTGGACCTGCGCATCGATTACATGCACCCTGCGCAGCCGGGCAAGAGCGTGTATGGCTTTGCCCAGTGCTACCGGGTGACCACCGATGTGATTTTCACCCGTGGTTTTGCCTATCAGGATGACCCCGAGCACCCTGTTGCCCATGTGGTGGGCACCTTCATGCGCATGGGCAAGGGCATCAAGGGCAGCAAAGGTTTTGCCGGCGCCATCAAGGGTGAGCAGCCATGA
- a CDS encoding MAPEG family protein: MSIAFWCVFISALLIYVARIPVARAMKEQGGYDNHLPRQQQTQLTGFGARAVAAHQNSFEAFMLFAVGVLMAHTTQTQGWLIDGLAIVFVITRVIYLLCYWADLAWQRSLVWFIGLLCSLLLMLSPTFRSLLA, translated from the coding sequence ATGAGTATTGCGTTCTGGTGTGTGTTTATCAGCGCGTTGTTGATTTACGTGGCGCGCATACCGGTAGCCAGGGCGATGAAAGAGCAGGGCGGCTACGACAATCACCTGCCACGCCAGCAACAGACACAACTCACGGGGTTCGGCGCCCGGGCAGTGGCGGCGCACCAGAACAGTTTCGAAGCCTTCATGTTATTCGCGGTGGGGGTCCTGATGGCCCATACCACCCAGACTCAGGGCTGGTTGATCGACGGCCTGGCGATCGTCTTCGTCATTACGCGGGTTATCTATCTGCTTTGCTATTGGGCGGATCTTGCCTGGCAGCGCAGTCTGGTCTGGTTTATCGGTCTGCTCTGCTCATTGCTGCTGATGCTTAGTCCGACTTTTCGCAGCCTGTTGGCTTAG
- a CDS encoding trans-sulfuration enzyme family protein, producing the protein MSQQDESSAPRAFATRVIHAGQTPDPSTGALMPPIYANSTYAQQSPGVHKGLDYGRSHNPTRWALERCVADLEGGTQAFAFASGLATISTVLELLDAGAHIVSGNDLYGGTFRLFDKVRQRSAGHRFSFVDLTDLSAFEAALQDDTRMVMVETPSNPLLRLTDLAAIARICRARGIICVADNTFASPRIQRPLELGFDIVLHSTTKYLNGHSDVIGGIAVVGQNLDLAERLGFLQNAVGAIAGPFDAFLTLRGVKTLALRMERHCSNALELAQWLERQPQVARVYYPGLPSHPQHALARRQMHGFGGMISLDLDCDLAGARRFLESVRIFALAESLGGVESLIEHPAIMTHASIPADTRAQLGIGDGLVRLSVGVEDVEDLRADLAQALTRI; encoded by the coding sequence ATGAGCCAACAGGATGAAAGCAGCGCGCCACGCGCCTTCGCCACCCGGGTAATCCATGCCGGGCAAACGCCGGACCCTTCCACCGGGGCGCTGATGCCGCCGATCTACGCCAACTCCACCTATGCCCAGCAAAGCCCCGGGGTGCACAAGGGGCTCGACTACGGGCGCTCGCACAACCCCACGCGCTGGGCCCTGGAACGCTGCGTGGCGGACCTCGAGGGCGGCACCCAGGCCTTCGCCTTCGCCTCCGGGCTGGCAACGATTTCCACCGTGCTCGAACTGCTCGACGCAGGCGCGCATATCGTTTCCGGCAATGACTTGTATGGCGGGACGTTCCGTCTCTTCGACAAGGTGCGCCAACGCAGCGCCGGCCATCGCTTCAGCTTCGTCGACCTGACCGATCTGTCGGCTTTCGAAGCGGCGCTGCAGGACGACACGCGGATGGTGATGGTCGAGACCCCGAGCAATCCCCTGCTGCGCCTCACCGATCTCGCCGCCATCGCGCGCATCTGCCGGGCACGGGGCATCATCTGCGTCGCCGACAACACCTTTGCCAGCCCGCGGATCCAGCGTCCGCTGGAGCTGGGCTTCGATATCGTGCTGCACTCGACGACCAAGTACCTCAACGGCCATTCCGACGTGATCGGCGGCATCGCGGTGGTCGGGCAGAACCTCGACCTGGCCGAACGTTTGGGCTTCCTGCAGAACGCCGTGGGAGCGATCGCCGGGCCGTTCGACGCCTTCCTCACCCTGCGCGGGGTGAAGACCCTGGCGCTGCGCATGGAACGCCACTGCAGCAACGCCCTGGAGCTGGCGCAATGGCTGGAACGCCAGCCACAGGTGGCGCGGGTCTACTACCCGGGCCTGCCGTCCCACCCGCAGCACGCACTGGCACGGCGGCAGATGCACGGTTTCGGCGGGATGATTTCCCTCGACCTGGACTGCGACCTCGCCGGCGCCAGGCGTTTTCTCGAGAGCGTGCGGATCTTTGCCCTGGCCGAGAGCCTGGGCGGGGTGGAAAGCCTGATCGAGCACCCGGCGATCATGACCCACGCCAGCATTCCCGCGGATACCCGGGCGCAGCTCGGCATCGGCGACGGGCTGGTGCGTTTGTCCGTGGGCGTCGAGGATGTGGAGGACCTGCGCGCCGACCTGGCCCAGGCACTGACGCGGATCTGA